In Haloterrigena turkmenica DSM 5511, a single genomic region encodes these proteins:
- a CDS encoding tRNA (cytidine(56)-2'-O)-methyltransferase: MHDDSEVAVLRLGHRPGRDERMTTHVGLTARALGADRVLLPDNAGQSKETVADITDRFGGPFGVELTDSPQGIIRNWEGRVVHLTMYGERVQDVEDEIRAAHGDEGQPLLVVVGAEKVPFDVYEEADWNVGVTNQPHSEVAGLAVFLDRLFEGRELERDWEDADRRVLPMETGKRVESTDEE; this comes from the coding sequence ATGCACGACGACAGCGAGGTCGCCGTCCTCCGGCTCGGTCACCGCCCCGGTCGGGACGAGCGGATGACGACCCACGTCGGCCTGACCGCGAGAGCGCTGGGCGCCGACCGCGTTCTCCTGCCCGACAACGCGGGCCAATCGAAGGAGACCGTCGCGGACATCACCGACCGCTTCGGCGGCCCCTTCGGAGTCGAACTCACCGACTCGCCCCAGGGGATCATCCGCAACTGGGAGGGACGGGTCGTCCACCTCACAATGTACGGCGAGCGCGTCCAGGACGTCGAGGACGAGATCCGGGCGGCCCACGGCGACGAGGGTCAACCCCTGCTCGTCGTCGTCGGCGCCGAGAAAGTCCCCTTCGACGTCTACGAGGAAGCCGACTGGAACGTCGGCGTCACCAACCAGCCCCACTCGGAGGTCGCCGGCCTCGCGGTCTTCTTGGACCGGCTGTTCGAAGGCCGAGAACTCGAGCGCGACTGGGAGGACGCCGACCGGCGCGTGCTCCCGATGGAGACGGGCAAGCGCGTCGAGTCGACCGACGAAGAGTAA
- a CDS encoding ATP-binding protein, which yields MVAVGIGPVVSLQNRAISAVGGRRIIIALGALYLALAAGRGLARIVGGRPLGNVLIITLLIAGPGLVLLYCGYRLPTFDIRSEFYSSVAEWCLGGLGVMLGVLVVYSLQPGEAVDDPSTALILTALASVAGLAAGLHDAEAKTRTRELEQRNRELKRTQSQLEETVQRLEVANTQLAESNDRLEHYRAYTDQVLNAIHDVFYVLEEDGSLQRWNESLCEVTGYSDADVASMNAVDFVGDDDREAAANAIRDGFETGRLQFAADLVTEDGEAIPYEFAASSLETPDGESVLAGIGRDISEREERERELERRARQQQVVADLGQLALETDDLDELMREVVRQVADVLDNEYCKVLDLDRKREELLLRQGVGWRDGIVGEATVSAVESDSQAAYTLSTDRPVVVEDLETETRFSGPALLTNHNVRSGISTIIGPIDEPWGILGTHDTDAKTFTDEDVNFVQSVANVLAEAIERRQYQAELEELIADLEESNERLEQFAYAASHDLQEPLRMVSSYLRLIDRRYGDELDEDGHEFLDFAVNGADRMREMIEGLLQYSRVETRGDEFAPVDLETVLADVRENLTVKIEERDVRITTESLPRVRGDEGQLRQVFQNLVSNAIEYSGAEPPRIHVSAERNGAEWTVSVTDNGIGIEPADQERIFEVFQRLHDREEHPGTGIGLALCERIVERHGGEIWVDSEPGDGATFSFTLPAIEADSDRPSELESGGCSVRRD from the coding sequence ATGGTAGCGGTCGGCATAGGACCGGTAGTGTCCCTCCAGAACCGTGCCATCTCCGCCGTCGGCGGGAGGCGCATTATCATCGCTCTCGGTGCGCTGTATCTCGCACTGGCCGCGGGACGGGGTCTCGCTCGAATCGTCGGCGGGAGACCGCTGGGAAACGTCCTCATCATCACGCTTCTCATCGCCGGCCCCGGGCTCGTCCTCCTCTACTGCGGATACCGGTTACCCACGTTCGATATCCGGAGCGAATTTTACTCGTCCGTCGCGGAGTGGTGTCTCGGTGGCTTGGGCGTGATGCTCGGCGTCCTCGTCGTCTACAGTCTCCAGCCCGGCGAGGCGGTTGACGATCCATCGACGGCGCTCATCCTGACGGCGCTCGCCAGCGTCGCCGGCCTCGCGGCCGGCCTCCACGATGCGGAAGCCAAAACCCGGACGCGAGAGCTCGAACAGCGCAACCGAGAGCTAAAGCGGACGCAGTCGCAGCTCGAGGAGACGGTGCAACGACTCGAGGTGGCGAACACCCAGCTCGCGGAATCGAACGACCGCCTCGAGCACTATCGAGCGTACACCGATCAGGTGCTGAACGCCATCCACGACGTGTTCTACGTCCTCGAGGAGGACGGGTCGCTCCAGCGCTGGAACGAGAGCCTCTGTGAGGTGACGGGCTACTCGGACGCGGACGTCGCGTCGATGAACGCCGTCGACTTCGTCGGCGACGACGACCGCGAGGCGGCCGCGAACGCGATCAGGGACGGGTTCGAAACCGGGCGTCTGCAGTTCGCGGCGGACCTGGTCACCGAGGACGGCGAGGCCATCCCCTACGAGTTCGCCGCCTCGTCGCTCGAGACGCCCGACGGCGAGTCGGTGCTGGCGGGCATCGGGCGCGATATCTCCGAACGCGAGGAGCGCGAGCGCGAACTCGAGCGGCGGGCCCGTCAGCAACAGGTCGTCGCCGACCTCGGCCAGCTCGCCCTCGAGACCGACGACCTCGACGAACTCATGCGCGAAGTGGTTCGGCAAGTAGCGGACGTGCTCGACAACGAGTACTGCAAGGTGCTCGACCTGGATCGGAAGCGCGAGGAGCTCCTGCTCCGACAGGGCGTCGGGTGGCGGGACGGAATCGTCGGCGAGGCGACGGTGTCCGCCGTCGAATCCGACTCCCAGGCCGCCTACACCCTCTCGACCGACCGTCCGGTCGTCGTCGAGGACCTCGAGACGGAAACGCGGTTCAGCGGGCCCGCATTGCTGACGAACCACAACGTTCGCAGCGGTATCAGCACCATTATCGGTCCGATCGACGAGCCGTGGGGCATCCTGGGGACGCACGACACCGACGCCAAGACGTTCACCGACGAGGACGTCAACTTCGTCCAGAGCGTCGCGAACGTGCTCGCCGAGGCGATCGAGCGCCGGCAGTATCAGGCGGAACTCGAGGAGTTGATCGCCGACCTTGAGGAGTCCAACGAGCGGCTGGAACAGTTCGCCTATGCGGCCTCCCACGACCTCCAGGAGCCGCTGCGAATGGTCTCGAGCTACCTGCGACTCATCGACCGTCGGTACGGCGACGAACTCGACGAGGACGGCCACGAGTTCCTCGACTTCGCCGTCAACGGGGCCGACCGGATGCGAGAGATGATCGAGGGGCTGCTCCAGTACTCGCGCGTCGAGACGCGGGGCGACGAGTTCGCGCCGGTCGATCTCGAGACCGTTCTCGCGGACGTCCGCGAGAACCTCACGGTGAAAATCGAGGAGCGCGACGTCCGGATCACGACCGAGTCGCTCCCGCGCGTTCGGGGCGACGAAGGGCAACTGCGCCAGGTGTTCCAGAACCTCGTTTCGAACGCGATCGAGTACAGCGGTGCGGAGCCACCGCGAATACACGTGTCCGCCGAACGGAACGGCGCGGAGTGGACGGTGTCCGTCACCGACAACGGGATCGGCATCGAACCGGCGGATCAGGAGCGCATCTTCGAGGTGTTCCAGCGGCTTCACGACCGCGAGGAGCATCCGGGTACCGGAATCGGCCTCGCACTGTGCGAGCGAATCGTCGAACGCCACGGCGGGGAGATCTGGGTCGACTCCGAACCCGGCGACGGAGCGACCTTCTCGTTCACACTGCCGGCGATCGAGGCGGACTCCGACCGGCCGTCGGAACTGGAGTCGGGCGGCTGTTCCGTTCGCCGCGACTGA
- a CDS encoding cupin domain-containing protein → MPKINESDLEWNEYDPEPDDVAFRRKEFSTAVDADELGCSLYELPAGRRSWPYHYHTANEEAVYVLAGEGLLVSADGEKPLEAGDFASFPADERGGHRIVNDGDDPLRYLMVSTMTEPDITVYPEMEKFGVYVGSPPGGREERTLEGYYRIDDEVPYWDADEPDDE, encoded by the coding sequence ATGCCCAAGATCAACGAGTCCGACCTCGAGTGGAACGAATACGACCCCGAACCGGACGACGTCGCGTTTCGCCGCAAGGAGTTCTCGACGGCCGTCGACGCCGACGAGTTGGGCTGCAGCCTCTACGAACTCCCGGCGGGGAGGCGCTCGTGGCCCTACCACTACCACACGGCCAACGAGGAGGCGGTGTACGTGCTGGCCGGCGAGGGGTTACTCGTCTCGGCCGACGGCGAGAAACCGCTCGAGGCAGGAGACTTCGCGAGCTTCCCGGCCGACGAGCGCGGCGGCCATCGGATCGTCAACGACGGCGACGATCCGCTACGCTACCTGATGGTCTCGACGATGACCGAGCCGGATATCACCGTCTACCCCGAGATGGAGAAATTCGGGGTCTACGTCGGCTCGCCGCCCGGCGGCCGCGAGGAGCGGACGCTCGAGGGCTACTACCGTATCGACGACGAGGTTCCGTACTGGGACGCGGACGAACCGGACGACGAGTGA
- a CDS encoding universal stress protein: MYERILIPTDGSETAETAVEHALDLAEKYGAEVHALYVVDTDSMSLSLGAEQVDRIEQGQYDEMDDVRERAERATGYIADRAQERGLESVENVSAGKPHSLIADYIEDKDIDLVVMGSHGRSGIRRALLGSVTERTLRSTHVPVLVVDLEK; encoded by the coding sequence ATGTACGAACGCATACTTATTCCAACTGACGGAAGCGAGACGGCCGAGACAGCGGTCGAGCACGCGCTCGACCTCGCCGAGAAGTACGGGGCCGAAGTCCACGCCCTGTACGTGGTCGATACTGACTCAATGAGTCTGAGCCTCGGTGCCGAACAGGTCGATCGCATCGAACAAGGCCAGTACGACGAGATGGATGACGTCCGAGAACGCGCCGAGCGCGCCACCGGTTACATCGCTGACCGTGCCCAAGAGCGCGGCCTCGAGAGCGTCGAGAACGTCTCGGCGGGCAAACCCCACTCGCTCATCGCCGATTACATCGAGGACAAGGACATCGATCTCGTCGTCATGGGATCGCACGGTCGATCGGGTATCCGACGAGCGCTACTCGGCAGCGTCACCGAACGGACGCTTCGGTCGACTCACGTTCCGGTACTCGTCGTCGACCTCGAGAAGTAG